In Lagenorhynchus albirostris chromosome 14, mLagAlb1.1, whole genome shotgun sequence, one DNA window encodes the following:
- the FAM216A gene encoding protein FAM216A isoform X1, with protein sequence MPGQGPVSEWTECSSSTEPPTGARAEGGGGGSAGYSYYQNSKGIDRFKDGHKMNSHIAMLQELWKTPQVQTIHIPKSMTEPSFLKHPDLTLGQKRYLCSIAKIYNANYLRTLMKRQYMHVTQHSSQKPGVLTHHRSHLSSRYSQKQHYPCTTWRHQLEREDSGPSNIAAASAPEMIIQHSLWRPVRNKESLKTGYASKTRCKSLKIFRKPGRLFMQSVSTNDSESYMNEEKKEDDLLNKCMQSMSIEEHGEHLMLT encoded by the exons ATGCCCGGCCAGGGTCCAGTGTCCGAGTGGACGGAGTGCAGTTCTTCCACAGAGCCGCCCACAGGGGCCAGGGCCGAGGGTGGCGGCGGCGG atcaGCTGGATATTCTTATTACCAGAATTCCAAAGGTATTG ATAGATTCAAAGATGGACACAAAATGAACTCACACATAGCCATGCTGCAAGAGTTATGGAAAACGCCTCAAGTTCAAACAATTCACATCCCTAAATCAATGACAGAGCCATCCTTTCTAAAG CATCCAGACCTCACCTTAGGCCAGAAGCGTTACCTGTGCAGCATTGCTAAGATCTATAATGCAAACTATCTGAGGACGTTAATGAAGAGGCAGTACATGCATGTGACCCAGCACAGCTCACAAAAACCAG GTGTCCTCACTCATCACAGGAGCCACCTCAGTTCTCGTTACTCACAGAAGCAGCATTACCCCTGCACTACATGGCGACACCAGCTGGAGAGAGAGGACTCGGGGCCTTCTAACATTGCAGCTGCATCTGCACCTGAGATGATCATACAGCATTCCCTTTGGCGACCagtgagaaacaaagaaag TTTAAAAACTGGATATGCATCTAAAACAAGATGTAAGTCACTGAAGATTTTTAGAAAACCAGGCAGACTGTTCATGCAATCAG tttccaCAAATGATTCTGAATCATacatgaatgaagaaaaaaaggaagatgattTGCTAAATAAGTGTATGCAATCAATGTCAATTGAAGAACACGGAGAACATCTGATGCTAACTTGA
- the FAM216A gene encoding protein FAM216A isoform X2 gives MPGQGPVSEWTECSSSTEPPTGARAEGGGGGSAGYSYYQNSKDRFKDGHKMNSHIAMLQELWKTPQVQTIHIPKSMTEPSFLKHPDLTLGQKRYLCSIAKIYNANYLRTLMKRQYMHVTQHSSQKPGVLTHHRSHLSSRYSQKQHYPCTTWRHQLEREDSGPSNIAAASAPEMIIQHSLWRPVRNKESLKTGYASKTRCKSLKIFRKPGRLFMQSVSTNDSESYMNEEKKEDDLLNKCMQSMSIEEHGEHLMLT, from the exons ATGCCCGGCCAGGGTCCAGTGTCCGAGTGGACGGAGTGCAGTTCTTCCACAGAGCCGCCCACAGGGGCCAGGGCCGAGGGTGGCGGCGGCGG atcaGCTGGATATTCTTATTACCAGAATTCCAAAG ATAGATTCAAAGATGGACACAAAATGAACTCACACATAGCCATGCTGCAAGAGTTATGGAAAACGCCTCAAGTTCAAACAATTCACATCCCTAAATCAATGACAGAGCCATCCTTTCTAAAG CATCCAGACCTCACCTTAGGCCAGAAGCGTTACCTGTGCAGCATTGCTAAGATCTATAATGCAAACTATCTGAGGACGTTAATGAAGAGGCAGTACATGCATGTGACCCAGCACAGCTCACAAAAACCAG GTGTCCTCACTCATCACAGGAGCCACCTCAGTTCTCGTTACTCACAGAAGCAGCATTACCCCTGCACTACATGGCGACACCAGCTGGAGAGAGAGGACTCGGGGCCTTCTAACATTGCAGCTGCATCTGCACCTGAGATGATCATACAGCATTCCCTTTGGCGACCagtgagaaacaaagaaag TTTAAAAACTGGATATGCATCTAAAACAAGATGTAAGTCACTGAAGATTTTTAGAAAACCAGGCAGACTGTTCATGCAATCAG tttccaCAAATGATTCTGAATCATacatgaatgaagaaaaaaaggaagatgattTGCTAAATAAGTGTATGCAATCAATGTCAATTGAAGAACACGGAGAACATCTGATGCTAACTTGA
- the FAM216A gene encoding protein FAM216A isoform X3 has protein sequence MPGQGPVSEWTECSSSTEPPTGARAEGGGGGSAGYSYYQNSKGIDRFKDGHKMNSHIAMLQELWKTPQVQTIHIPKSMTEPSFLKHPDLTLGQKRYLCSIAKIYNANYLRTLMKRQYMHVTQHSSQKPGVLTHHRSHLSSRYSQKQHYPCTTWRHQLEREDSGPSNIAAASAPEMIIQHSLWRPVRNKESFHK, from the exons ATGCCCGGCCAGGGTCCAGTGTCCGAGTGGACGGAGTGCAGTTCTTCCACAGAGCCGCCCACAGGGGCCAGGGCCGAGGGTGGCGGCGGCGG atcaGCTGGATATTCTTATTACCAGAATTCCAAAGGTATTG ATAGATTCAAAGATGGACACAAAATGAACTCACACATAGCCATGCTGCAAGAGTTATGGAAAACGCCTCAAGTTCAAACAATTCACATCCCTAAATCAATGACAGAGCCATCCTTTCTAAAG CATCCAGACCTCACCTTAGGCCAGAAGCGTTACCTGTGCAGCATTGCTAAGATCTATAATGCAAACTATCTGAGGACGTTAATGAAGAGGCAGTACATGCATGTGACCCAGCACAGCTCACAAAAACCAG GTGTCCTCACTCATCACAGGAGCCACCTCAGTTCTCGTTACTCACAGAAGCAGCATTACCCCTGCACTACATGGCGACACCAGCTGGAGAGAGAGGACTCGGGGCCTTCTAACATTGCAGCTGCATCTGCACCTGAGATGATCATACAGCATTCCCTTTGGCGACCagtgagaaacaaagaaag tttccaCAAATGA
- the GPN3 gene encoding LOW QUALITY PROTEIN: GPN-loop GTPase 3 (The sequence of the model RefSeq protein was modified relative to this genomic sequence to represent the inferred CDS: inserted 1 base in 1 codon) — MRHGKEVYLPSKTEGAFHLSXPDPLQICKSRGSPYRSNISTQIKDQGTRLRDAECYGCPLSPGQPDLARIPTFFFSQLLLRTRKPSSGFSQNAFHMGFGLPDTPKRNLDCDWFVVVFRELSGRRAKAEGSLWWRSGSRRREVSGTAGASMPRYAQLVMGPAGSGKSTYCATIVQHCEALNRSVQVVNLDPAAEHFNYSVMADIRELIEVDDVMEDSTLQFGPNGGLVFCMEYFANNFDWLEDCLGHVEDDYILFDCPGQIELYTHLPVMKQLVQQLEQWEFRVCGVFLVDSQFMVESFKFISGILSALSAMISLEIPQVNVMTKMDLLSKKAKKEIEKFLDPDMYSLLDDPTSDLRSKKFKKLTNAICGLIDDYSMVRFLPYDQSDEESMNIVLQHIDFAIQYGEDLEFKEPKEHEDESSSVFDEYFQEHQNE, encoded by the exons ATGCGTCACGGAAAGGAAGTATACCTTCCCTCTAAAACGGAAGGTGCCTTCCACCTCA ATCCAGATCCTCTGCAAATTTGTAAATCTCGAGGGTCACCATATAGGTCAAACATCAGTACGCAAATAAAGGACCAAGGCACGCGGCTGAGGGATGCAGAGTGTTACGGTTGTCCGTTATCACCAGGGCAACCAGACCTCGCCAGAATCCCAACCTTCTTTTTCAGCCAACTACTTTTGCGCACGCGCAAACCCTCCTCGGGCTTTTCGCAAAACGCGTTTCACATGGGATTTGGCCTTCCGGACACCCC CAAAAGGAATTTGGACTGCGATTGGTTTGTAGTCGTGTTCCGGGAACTCAGTGGGCGTCGCGCGAAGGCTGAAGGGAGCCTCTGGTGGCGCTCTGGGTCTCGGCGGCGGGAGGTGTCAGGAACCGCGGGAGCAAGCATGCCTCGGTATGCGCAGCTGGTCATGGGCCCCGCAGGCAGCGGGAAG AGCACCTATTGTGCCACCATTGTCCAGCACTGTGAAGCCCTCAATCGGTCTGTCCAAGTTGTGAACCTAGATCCTGCAGCAGAACATTTCAACTACTCCGTGATGGCTG ACATCCGGGAATTGATTGAGGTGGATGACGTGATGGAGGACAGTACTCTGCAGTTCGGTCCCAATGGAGGATTGGTATTTTGCATGGAATACTTTGCCAATAATTTCGATTGGCTAGAGGACTGTCTCGGCCATGTAGAGGATGACTACATCCTTTTTGACTGTCCAG GTCAGATTGAATTGTACACTCACCTGCCCGTGATGAAACAGCTGGTCCAGCAACTAGAACAGTGGGAGTTTCGAGTCTGTGGAGTTTTTCTTGTTGATTCTCAATTCATGGTGGAGTCGTTCAAG TTTATTTCTGGCATCTTATCAGCCCTGAGTGCTATGATCTCTCTAGAAATTCCTCAAGTTAACGTCATGACGAAAATGGATCTGCTGAGTAAGAAAGctaaaaaggaaattgagaa GTTTCTAGATCCAGACATGTATTCTTTATTAGATGACCCTACAAGCGACTTAAGAAGCAAAAAGTTCAAAAAATTGACTAACGCTATATGTGGACTG ATTGACGACTACAGCATGGTTCGATTTTTGCCTTACGATCAGTCAGATGAAGAAAGCATGAACATCGTATTACAGCATATTGATTTTGCCATTCAGTATGGAGAAGACTTGGAATTTAAAGAACCGAAG GAACATGAAGATGAGTCATCTTCCGTGTTTGACGAATATTTTCAAGAACACCAGAATGAATGA